The Coffea eugenioides isolate CCC68of chromosome 8, Ceug_1.0, whole genome shotgun sequence genome has a segment encoding these proteins:
- the LOC113779971 gene encoding pleiotropic drug resistance protein 1-like isoform X5, giving the protein MEGSDAIRISSARLSSSNIWRNSGLDVFSRSSREEDDEEALTWAAIEKLPTCLRIRRAILTEEEGSKEIDVENLGELEKKNLLERLVKIAEEDNEKFLLKLRKRMDRVGISLPTIEVRFEHLNVDAQAHASSRALPTIFNFTVNILESFFNYLHILPNRKKKLTILRDVSGIIKPGRMTLLLGPPSSGKTTLLLALAGKLDSDLKVSGRVTYNGHEMKEFVPERTSAYISQYDLHMGELTVRETLSFSARCQGVGPRYEMLVELSRREKELNIKPDPDIDVFMKAASLEGQEASVITDYILKVLGLEVCADTLIGDEMIRGISGGQRKRVTAGEMMVGPARALFMDEISTGLDSSTTFQIVNSIKQSIHILEGTTVISLLQPAPETYDLFDDIILLSDGEIVYQGPRESVLEFFEHMGFKCPERKGVADFLQEVTSKKDQEQYWAQRDEPYNFISSREFSEAFQSFHVGRKLGDELAIPFDKAKGHPAALTTKRYGVSKKELLKACTAREYLLMKRNSFVYIFKMIQLILMASIAMTVFLRTNMHKNTTTDGGIFVGALFYSIVMIMFNGFSELALSILKLPVFYKQRDFLFFPAWAYSLPTWILKIPISFVEAIVWSCMTYYTIGFDPDIQRFFRHFFLLVCINQMASALFRCMAAIGRNIIVANTAGTCALVTVLVLGGFVLSKDDIKKWWIWGYWLSPLNYAQTAISVNEFLGKSWSKVPPGAIEPLGVLVLKSRRIFTEAKWYWIGLGGLIGYILVCNYLFTLALTYLNPFGKSRAVVPQENSDESQDSTRMGSTNEVNQNRKKGMVLPFEPLSITFDNIRYAVDMPQEMKAQGVTESQLELLKGVSGAFRPGVLTALMGVSGAGKTTLMDVLAGRKTGGYIDGRISISGYPKKQETFARIAGYCEQTDIHSPHVTVYESLQYSAWLRLPPEVDAATRKMFIEEVMELVELNPLREALVGLPGVNGLSTEQRKRLTVAVELVANPSIIFMDEPTSGLDARAAAIVMRTVRNTVDTGRTVVCTIHQPSIDIFDAFDELLLLKRGGEEIYVGPLGRHCLKLINYFEGIPGVNKIKDGYNPATWMLEVTSAAQEVALGIDFAEVYKNSEVYRRNKELIKELSTPVPGSKDLYFPTQYSQSFFIQCMACLWKQHLSYWRNPPYSAVRFLFTTFIALMFGTIFWDLGSKRKSKQDIFNAMGSMYAAVIFLGVQNATSVQPVVAIERTVFYRERAAGMYSALPYAFGQVVIEIPYNFVQTLIYGIIIYAMIGFEWTVAKFFWYLFFMFFALVYFTYYGMMTVAVTPNANIAAIVSSAFYALWNLFSGFMIPKPRIPVWWRWYYDLSPVSWTLYGLVASQFADIEHDLDTNETVKHFIESYFGFKHDFVVYVAIIHVGISVLFGFIFAYSIKAFNFQKR; this is encoded by the exons ATGGAAGGTAGTGACGCAATTAGAATAAGCAGTGCACGTTTAAGTAGCTCGAATATATGGAGGAACAGTGGGTTGGATGTTTTCTCCAGGTCCTCCagagaagaagatgatgaagaggCATTGACATGGGCAGCCATAGAGAAACTTCCAACTTGTCTTCGTATAAGGAGAGCCATTTTGACAGAAGAAGAAGGCTCTAAAGAGATTGATGTAGAGAACCTTGGAGAATTAGAGAAAAAGAATCTTCTCGAGAGACTGGTGAAAATTGCTGAGGAAGACAATGAGAAGTTCTTGCTGAAGCTCAGGAAGCGAATGGACCG AGTTGGTATTAGTCTTCCTACGATTGAAGTTCGTTTTGAACATTTGAATGTTGATGCACAAGCCCACGCTAGCAGTAGAGCACTGCcaacaatcttcaatttcactGTCAATATTCTAGAG AGCTTCTTCAATTATCTCCACATTCTACCAAATAGGAAGAAAAAGCTCACAATCCTTCGGGATGTCAGTGGAATTATCAAGCCCGGAAG AATGACCTTGCTTTTAGGCCCACCTAGTTCTGGGAAAACCACTTTGCTCTTGGCTTTGGCTGGGAAACTTGATTCAGATCTGAAG GTCTCTGGAAGAGTGACATATAATGGCCATGAAATGAAGGAATTTGTACCAGAAAGGACATCGGCTTATATAAGTCAATATGATCTTCATATGGGAGAACTAACTGTCAGGGAAACACTATCTTTTTCGGCAAGATGTCAAGGGGTTGGACCTCGTTATG AAATGTTGGTAGAATTGTCAAGAAGagagaaggaattaaacattaAACCAGACCCTGATATTGATGTTTTCATGAAG GCAGCATCACTTGAAGGGCAAGAGGCCAGCGTTATAACAGATTACATTCTCAAG GTTTTGGGACTTGAAGTGTGTGCGGATACCTTGATTGGTGATGAAATGATAAGAGGGATTTCTGGAGGTCAAAGAAAGAGAGTTACAGCTG GAGAAATGATGGTTGGACCAGCCAGGGCACTTTTCATGGATGAAATATCAACAGGATTGGACAGTTCTACAACTTTCCAAATTGTGAATTCAATTAAGCAGTCAATCCATATTCTTGAAGGGACTACTGTTATCTCACTCCTGCAGCCTGCACCAGAAACCTATGACTTATTTGATGATATAATCCTTCTGTCAGATGGCGAGATAGTCTATCAAGGCCCTCGTGAAAGTGTATTAGAGTTCTTTGAACACATGGGTTTCAAATGTCCCGAGAGAAAAGGAGTTGCTGATTTCTTACAAGAG GTGACATCAAAGAAAGATCAAGAGCAGTACTGGGCACAAAGGGATGAACCTTATAACTTTATTTCCTCTAGGGAATTTTCAGAAGCGTTTCAGTCATTCCATGTTGGACGAAAACTAGGTGATGAACTTGCCATTCCATTTGACAAAGCCAAGGGTCACCCAGCTGCTCTAACTACTAAGAGGTATGGGGTTAGCAAAAAGGAGCTCCTGAAGGCATGCACAGCAAGAGAGTACTTGCTTATGAAGAGAAACTCATTTGTCTACATATTCAAAATGATACAA CTTATCCTTATGGCATCCATAGCAATGACTGTGTTTCTACGAACTAACATGCACAAGAATACAACAACGGATGGTGGAATTTTTGTGGGTGCCCTGTTTTATTCCATTGTTATGATAATGTTCAATGGATTCTCTGAGCTTGCCCTGAGCATTCTGAAGCTTCCTGTTTTCTACAAACAGCGAGACTTTCTCTTCTTCCCAGCATGGGCATATTCTCTCCCAACATGGATCCTCAAGATCCCAATATCCTTCGTCGAAGCCATAGTTTGGTCATGTATGACTTACTATACGATTGGATTTGATCCAGACATTCAAAG GTTCTTTAGACATTTCTTTCTACTTGTATGTATTAACCAAATGGCGTCAGCATTATTCCGGTGTATGGCGGCAATAGGAAGGAACATCATAGTTGCAAACACTGCTGGTACATGTGCATTGGTGACAGTTCTTGTTCTTGGGGGATTCGTTTTGTCAAAAG ATGATATTAAGAAATGGTGGATATGGGGTTACTGGCTCTCTCCACTTAATTATGCACAGACTGCTATTAGTGTCAACGAATTTCTTGGAAAAAGCTGGAGCAAG GTTCCTCCTGGTGCCATAGAGCCATTAGGTGTGTTAGTCTTAAAGTCTCGTCGTATCTTCACAGAAGCAAAGTGGTATTGGATTGGCTTAGGGGGTTTAATTGGATATATCCTAGTTTGCAATTATCTTTTCACCCTGGCACTAACTTATCTTAACC CATTTGGGAAATCTCGGGCAGTTGTACCTCAAGAAAACTCAGATGAGAGTCAAGACAGCACACGAA TGGGAAGTACCAATGAGGttaaccaaaacagaaaaaaagggATGGTTCTACCTTTTGAACCTCTATCTATCACTTTTGATAATATCAGATATGCAGTAGATATGCCACAG GAAATGAAAGCTCAAGGTGTTACTGAGAGCCAGCTAGAGCTTTTAAAAGGTGTAAGTGGTGCTTTTCGACCAGGAGTTTTGACAGCTCTAATGGGTGTCAGTGGGGCGGGTAAGACCACACTAATGGATGTCTTGGCTGGAAGAAAAACAGGAGGATATATTGATGGAAGGATCTCCATATCAGGGTATCCAAAGAAGCAAGAAACTTTTGCTCGTATAGCAGGATACTGTGAGCAAACTGATATTCACTCCCCCCATGTTACTGTATATGAGTCCTTACAATACTCTGCCTGGCTCCGGTTGCCTCCTGAAGTTGATGCTGCAACGAGAAAG ATGTTCATTGAAGAGGTCATGGAGCTTGTTGAGCTGAATCCATTGAGGGAAGCACTAGTTGGATTGCCCGGAGTTAATGGCCTTTCAACCGAGCAGCGCAAAAGGCTGACTGTTGCTGTTGAGCTGGTAGCTAATCCATCTATAATTTTCATGGATGAACCAACCTCAGGGCTGGATGCGAGGGCAGCTGCAATTGTTATGAGAACAGTAAGGAACACAGTGGACACAGGTCGAACTGTTGTATGCACAATCCACCAGCCAAGCATTGACATCTTTGATGCTTTTGATGAG CTTCTCCTCCTAAAACGAGGTGGCGAGGAAATATATGTTGGTCCATTGGGGCGACATTGTTTGAAGCTCATCAACTATTTTGAG GGAATCCCTGGAGTCAATAAAATTAAAGATGGTTATAATCCTGCAACTTGGATGTTAGAGGTTACTTCAGCAGCACAAGAAGTGGCCCTTGGCATTGACTTTGCAGAAGTGTATAAAAACTCAGAAGTATATAG GAGAAATAAGGaattgatcaaggaactcagtACACCTGTTCCAGGCTCCAAGGATTTATACTTCCCAACTCAGTATTCCCAGTCCTTCTTCATCCAGTGTATGGCTTGCCTCTGGAAACAGCACTTGTCATATTGGCGAAATCCACCATACTCAGCAGTCAGATTCTTGTTTACAACCTTCATAGCATTAATGTTTGGTACAATTTTCTGGGATCTTGGCTCCAAAAG GAAGAGTAAGCAAGATATCTTCAATGCAATGGGGTCGATGTATGCTGCTGTCATATTTCTCGGAGTGCAAAATGCTACATCAGTGCAGCCTGTTGTTGCTATAGAGAGAACAGTCTTCTATAGGGAAAGAGCTGCTGGAATGTATTCAGCATTGCCATATGCTTTTGGACAG GTCGTGATCGAGATTCCATATAATTTCGTTCAAACGCTCATATATGGCATCATAATATATGCGATGATTGGATTCGAGTGGACAGTTGCCAAGTTCTTTTGGTATCTATTCTTCATGTTTTTCGCTTTAGTATACTTCACATATTACGGGATGATGACGGTGGCTGTTACTCCAAATGCAAATATTGCTGCGATAGTTTCATCTGCATTCTATGCATTATGGAATCTTTTCTCAGGATTCATGATCCCAAAACCT AGGATTCCAGTGTGGTGGAGATGGTACTACGACTTGTCTCCAGTTTCTTGGACACTGTATGGGTTAGTTGCTTCACAGTTTGCAGACATAGAGCATGATCTTGACACCAATGAAACCGTGAAACACTTCATTGAGAGTTACTTTGGATTCAAACATGACTTTGTGGTATATGTTGCCATCATTCATGTGGGAATTTCTGTTCTTTTCGGCTTCATTTTTGCCTATTCAATCAAGGCATTTAACTTCCAGAAAAGATAA
- the LOC113779971 gene encoding pleiotropic drug resistance protein 1-like isoform X2 — protein MEGSDAIRISSARLSSSNIWRNSGLDVFSRSSREEDDEEALTWAAIEKLPTCLRIRRAILTEEEGSKEIDVENLGELEKKNLLERLVKIAEEDNEKFLLKLRKRMDRVGISLPTIEVRFEHLNVDAQAHASSRALPTIFNFTVNILESFFNYLHILPNRKKKLTILRDVSGIIKPGRMTLLLGPPSSGKTTLLLALAGKLDSDLKVSGRVTYNGHEMKEFVPERTSAYISQYDLHMGELTVRETLSFSARCQGVGPRYEMLVELSRREKELNIKPDPDIDVFMKAASLEGQEASVITDYILKVLGLEVCADTLIGDEMIRGISGGQRKRVTAGEMMVGPARALFMDEISTGLDSSTTFQIVNSIKQSIHILEGTTVISLLQPAPETYDLFDDIILLSDGEIVYQGPRESVLEFFEHMGFKCPERKGVADFLQEVTSKKDQEQYWAQRDEPYNFISSREFSEAFQSFHVGRKLGDELAIPFDKAKGHPAALTTKRYGVSKKELLKACTAREYLLMKRNSFVYIFKMIQLILMASIAMTVFLRTNMHKNTTTDGGIFVGALFYSIVMIMFNGFSELALSILKLPVFYKQRDFLFFPAWAYSLPTWILKIPISFVEAIVWSCMTYYTIGFDPDIQRFFRHFFLLVCINQMASALFRCMAAIGRNIIVANTAGTCALVTVLVLGGFVLSKDDIKKWWIWGYWLSPLNYAQTAISVNEFLGKSWSKVPPGAIEPLGVLVLKSRRIFTEAKWYWIGLGGLIGYILVCNYLFTLALTYLNPFGKSRAVVPQENSDEIGRSVSSRSISSGVGSTNEVNQNRKKGMVLPFEPLSITFDNIRYAVDMPQEMKAQGVTESQLELLKGVSGAFRPGVLTALMGVSGAGKTTLMDVLAGRKTGGYIDGRISISGYPKKQETFARIAGYCEQTDIHSPHVTVYESLQYSAWLRLPPEVDAATRKMFIEEVMELVELNPLREALVGLPGVNGLSTEQRKRLTVAVELVANPSIIFMDEPTSGLDARAAAIVMRTVRNTVDTGRTVVCTIHQPSIDIFDAFDELLLLKRGGEEIYVGPLGRHCLKLINYFEGIPGVNKIKDGYNPATWMLEVTSAAQEVALGIDFAEVYKNSEVYRRNKELIKELSTPVPGSKDLYFPTQYSQSFFIQCMACLWKQHLSYWRNPPYSAVRFLFTTFIALMFGTIFWDLGSKRKSKQDIFNAMGSMYAAVIFLGVQNATSVQPVVAIERTVFYRERAAGMYSALPYAFGQVVIEIPYNFVQTLIYGIIIYAMIGFEWTVAKFFWYLFFMFFALVYFTYYGMMTVAVTPNANIAAIVSSAFYALWNLFSGFMIPKPRIPVWWRWYYDLSPVSWTLYGLVASQFADIEHDLDTNETVKHFIESYFGFKHDFVVYVAIIHVGISVLFGFIFAYSIKAFNFQKR, from the exons ATGGAAGGTAGTGACGCAATTAGAATAAGCAGTGCACGTTTAAGTAGCTCGAATATATGGAGGAACAGTGGGTTGGATGTTTTCTCCAGGTCCTCCagagaagaagatgatgaagaggCATTGACATGGGCAGCCATAGAGAAACTTCCAACTTGTCTTCGTATAAGGAGAGCCATTTTGACAGAAGAAGAAGGCTCTAAAGAGATTGATGTAGAGAACCTTGGAGAATTAGAGAAAAAGAATCTTCTCGAGAGACTGGTGAAAATTGCTGAGGAAGACAATGAGAAGTTCTTGCTGAAGCTCAGGAAGCGAATGGACCG AGTTGGTATTAGTCTTCCTACGATTGAAGTTCGTTTTGAACATTTGAATGTTGATGCACAAGCCCACGCTAGCAGTAGAGCACTGCcaacaatcttcaatttcactGTCAATATTCTAGAG AGCTTCTTCAATTATCTCCACATTCTACCAAATAGGAAGAAAAAGCTCACAATCCTTCGGGATGTCAGTGGAATTATCAAGCCCGGAAG AATGACCTTGCTTTTAGGCCCACCTAGTTCTGGGAAAACCACTTTGCTCTTGGCTTTGGCTGGGAAACTTGATTCAGATCTGAAG GTCTCTGGAAGAGTGACATATAATGGCCATGAAATGAAGGAATTTGTACCAGAAAGGACATCGGCTTATATAAGTCAATATGATCTTCATATGGGAGAACTAACTGTCAGGGAAACACTATCTTTTTCGGCAAGATGTCAAGGGGTTGGACCTCGTTATG AAATGTTGGTAGAATTGTCAAGAAGagagaaggaattaaacattaAACCAGACCCTGATATTGATGTTTTCATGAAG GCAGCATCACTTGAAGGGCAAGAGGCCAGCGTTATAACAGATTACATTCTCAAG GTTTTGGGACTTGAAGTGTGTGCGGATACCTTGATTGGTGATGAAATGATAAGAGGGATTTCTGGAGGTCAAAGAAAGAGAGTTACAGCTG GAGAAATGATGGTTGGACCAGCCAGGGCACTTTTCATGGATGAAATATCAACAGGATTGGACAGTTCTACAACTTTCCAAATTGTGAATTCAATTAAGCAGTCAATCCATATTCTTGAAGGGACTACTGTTATCTCACTCCTGCAGCCTGCACCAGAAACCTATGACTTATTTGATGATATAATCCTTCTGTCAGATGGCGAGATAGTCTATCAAGGCCCTCGTGAAAGTGTATTAGAGTTCTTTGAACACATGGGTTTCAAATGTCCCGAGAGAAAAGGAGTTGCTGATTTCTTACAAGAG GTGACATCAAAGAAAGATCAAGAGCAGTACTGGGCACAAAGGGATGAACCTTATAACTTTATTTCCTCTAGGGAATTTTCAGAAGCGTTTCAGTCATTCCATGTTGGACGAAAACTAGGTGATGAACTTGCCATTCCATTTGACAAAGCCAAGGGTCACCCAGCTGCTCTAACTACTAAGAGGTATGGGGTTAGCAAAAAGGAGCTCCTGAAGGCATGCACAGCAAGAGAGTACTTGCTTATGAAGAGAAACTCATTTGTCTACATATTCAAAATGATACAA CTTATCCTTATGGCATCCATAGCAATGACTGTGTTTCTACGAACTAACATGCACAAGAATACAACAACGGATGGTGGAATTTTTGTGGGTGCCCTGTTTTATTCCATTGTTATGATAATGTTCAATGGATTCTCTGAGCTTGCCCTGAGCATTCTGAAGCTTCCTGTTTTCTACAAACAGCGAGACTTTCTCTTCTTCCCAGCATGGGCATATTCTCTCCCAACATGGATCCTCAAGATCCCAATATCCTTCGTCGAAGCCATAGTTTGGTCATGTATGACTTACTATACGATTGGATTTGATCCAGACATTCAAAG GTTCTTTAGACATTTCTTTCTACTTGTATGTATTAACCAAATGGCGTCAGCATTATTCCGGTGTATGGCGGCAATAGGAAGGAACATCATAGTTGCAAACACTGCTGGTACATGTGCATTGGTGACAGTTCTTGTTCTTGGGGGATTCGTTTTGTCAAAAG ATGATATTAAGAAATGGTGGATATGGGGTTACTGGCTCTCTCCACTTAATTATGCACAGACTGCTATTAGTGTCAACGAATTTCTTGGAAAAAGCTGGAGCAAG GTTCCTCCTGGTGCCATAGAGCCATTAGGTGTGTTAGTCTTAAAGTCTCGTCGTATCTTCACAGAAGCAAAGTGGTATTGGATTGGCTTAGGGGGTTTAATTGGATATATCCTAGTTTGCAATTATCTTTTCACCCTGGCACTAACTTATCTTAACC CATTTGGGAAATCTCGGGCAGTTGTACCTCAAGAAAACTCAGATGAGA TTGGAAGAAGCGTTTCTTCCAGATCTATCTCATCCGGAGTGGGAAGTACCAATGAGGttaaccaaaacagaaaaaaagggATGGTTCTACCTTTTGAACCTCTATCTATCACTTTTGATAATATCAGATATGCAGTAGATATGCCACAG GAAATGAAAGCTCAAGGTGTTACTGAGAGCCAGCTAGAGCTTTTAAAAGGTGTAAGTGGTGCTTTTCGACCAGGAGTTTTGACAGCTCTAATGGGTGTCAGTGGGGCGGGTAAGACCACACTAATGGATGTCTTGGCTGGAAGAAAAACAGGAGGATATATTGATGGAAGGATCTCCATATCAGGGTATCCAAAGAAGCAAGAAACTTTTGCTCGTATAGCAGGATACTGTGAGCAAACTGATATTCACTCCCCCCATGTTACTGTATATGAGTCCTTACAATACTCTGCCTGGCTCCGGTTGCCTCCTGAAGTTGATGCTGCAACGAGAAAG ATGTTCATTGAAGAGGTCATGGAGCTTGTTGAGCTGAATCCATTGAGGGAAGCACTAGTTGGATTGCCCGGAGTTAATGGCCTTTCAACCGAGCAGCGCAAAAGGCTGACTGTTGCTGTTGAGCTGGTAGCTAATCCATCTATAATTTTCATGGATGAACCAACCTCAGGGCTGGATGCGAGGGCAGCTGCAATTGTTATGAGAACAGTAAGGAACACAGTGGACACAGGTCGAACTGTTGTATGCACAATCCACCAGCCAAGCATTGACATCTTTGATGCTTTTGATGAG CTTCTCCTCCTAAAACGAGGTGGCGAGGAAATATATGTTGGTCCATTGGGGCGACATTGTTTGAAGCTCATCAACTATTTTGAG GGAATCCCTGGAGTCAATAAAATTAAAGATGGTTATAATCCTGCAACTTGGATGTTAGAGGTTACTTCAGCAGCACAAGAAGTGGCCCTTGGCATTGACTTTGCAGAAGTGTATAAAAACTCAGAAGTATATAG GAGAAATAAGGaattgatcaaggaactcagtACACCTGTTCCAGGCTCCAAGGATTTATACTTCCCAACTCAGTATTCCCAGTCCTTCTTCATCCAGTGTATGGCTTGCCTCTGGAAACAGCACTTGTCATATTGGCGAAATCCACCATACTCAGCAGTCAGATTCTTGTTTACAACCTTCATAGCATTAATGTTTGGTACAATTTTCTGGGATCTTGGCTCCAAAAG GAAGAGTAAGCAAGATATCTTCAATGCAATGGGGTCGATGTATGCTGCTGTCATATTTCTCGGAGTGCAAAATGCTACATCAGTGCAGCCTGTTGTTGCTATAGAGAGAACAGTCTTCTATAGGGAAAGAGCTGCTGGAATGTATTCAGCATTGCCATATGCTTTTGGACAG GTCGTGATCGAGATTCCATATAATTTCGTTCAAACGCTCATATATGGCATCATAATATATGCGATGATTGGATTCGAGTGGACAGTTGCCAAGTTCTTTTGGTATCTATTCTTCATGTTTTTCGCTTTAGTATACTTCACATATTACGGGATGATGACGGTGGCTGTTACTCCAAATGCAAATATTGCTGCGATAGTTTCATCTGCATTCTATGCATTATGGAATCTTTTCTCAGGATTCATGATCCCAAAACCT AGGATTCCAGTGTGGTGGAGATGGTACTACGACTTGTCTCCAGTTTCTTGGACACTGTATGGGTTAGTTGCTTCACAGTTTGCAGACATAGAGCATGATCTTGACACCAATGAAACCGTGAAACACTTCATTGAGAGTTACTTTGGATTCAAACATGACTTTGTGGTATATGTTGCCATCATTCATGTGGGAATTTCTGTTCTTTTCGGCTTCATTTTTGCCTATTCAATCAAGGCATTTAACTTCCAGAAAAGATAA